A window of Chanos chanos chromosome 15, fChaCha1.1, whole genome shotgun sequence genomic DNA:
CTGAATAATCAAAAGGAACAATTTGTCCTTCTATGTTCCTTTTTCTAAAGCAGGAGAACATAAGTTCCTCATAGCGAGAGCAGACCAATCGGCTCTGGCCTTGAATGCCTGCGTCCATACCTGTTGCATAGCAACCAGAGGACACATTCATTCCATTAAATTCTGCTAGGTGTGAAGTCACAGTGTTCTGGGCAGGAGAAGGCGGATCAGGACCACCGGGCTCGGAGCAGATGGGCTGTTTGGGACCTGGGTGAGGCTCCAGAtgaggagcaggagcagtgggagcagcaggagcaggagtcCACGGCACGGTCGGTCACTGACTCACCTGCTTCACATTGTAGCCTGCTTTAGCACTAGTCTCAATAAACATTACATTCAGTTCTTTGGCTTTCCGCTCCCCTTCCTCAATGGATACTTGCCTGTGTCAAAGGAGAAGGTTAAAGAGGATACTGAAGGCACAGTGCTGAGGCATGAGACACATTCTACTGATAACCAAACATAAACACCAACAGAACAAACTCTCACATCATACTGATGAGGACACAGAGACCGCAGGGTTCTGAAATGGTCAAATAACATTCAAATCACTAGAAAACAATTGTAGAAGACATGTCTCCTCACGCATGTACcactccccgtctctctctctctctgacagaacgGAGAGGAACTCAGTGTTGACTCATCAGAGGGCGTGTTAAAATGAGTAGAAATCACTAAGATTTTGGATGGAGGTGAAATGGATGCTGAAAACTTAgacagagccaatcagagaaagCCATGAAATAGATGTCTCATTCAAATACTCGGACCGTGATTGGCTCCAGGGTCCTGCAGGGCATTCTGATTAAGCAGTGCCCGATGGGAAACCAGCCTTTATTTTGGTAAACAGGCCTTTGTCTTGGCCAGTGCGAGCGTAAACACCTTTTGTCTGCAAGGTCTGTCTTGTTTCCCACCAGCATGatgatgacatcacttcctctttctgtcctgaCATCATCAATCCATTTTGTAGTCTGCTGGAACGAATTGacatctgaaaaagaaagaaacgagatagacagatagagagtgagagagagagagaaaatgaagtcaGGCCTGTATCCAGGAGAGTTGTCAGGGCCCAAAGtggttttgaaaatgaagagagtgacagagccAGATACACAAATCAgatgtaaaaacagaaacacaacagaggGCAGGGTGGACAGGAGGATTTCTCTTCGCCTGTTCAATATCTAACATCATAGCCTGACAGCAACCccacatacaacaaaacaccTCACTAATACAGTGCCAATACCAGCAATAACACTGACACCATTACATTAACGCTCTTCATACTGCTTTATTAGAACTGTTTTCATAGAGACATCAAACTGTCTCTCAGCTATGTGGGGTTACAGAAGAACATGACTCAGTGAAAGGTTACATGGAACTAAATTCACTCAGACTACTGTCTGTACATACTCATGGACACAGTAGCTACTGTTTGTCTTCAGTTCTAGTAATCAATACAGGCAGAGAGAATCTTACTGAGAACTCATACCatacaagacacacagaaacagaaagaaacaccaGAAAAGAGggacaagacagaaaaaaagagggtgaaaGATAAAGATGAGTGGGGTAAAGCAAATAAAGGAgggcagaaagaggaggaaaaatccATGTGAAAACCGCCGAACGTcagagattttgttttcttccactGTTTTCCACCAATCAGGTCAGCACTCACTTGTGATGTCATAGACAACCACGGCAACAGTAGAATCTCGTATGTAGCTAGGAATCAGACTCCGGAACCTCTCCTGGCCGGCCGTGTCCCACAGCTGCAGCCGCACCTGACCGGCCGTGCGAACAGCAGACAaacagccgagagagagagagagggagagagagggggagagagaaggaggggggatagaggggtgggggggagagagagagagagagggagagagagagagagagggggaagaggaagaggtaaGAGAGGAGGGAACTGGACGAAAGGCACGGGCAGCCGAGCTCGGTACCTACTTGTGATGTCGTAAACTACGACAGCGGCAGCAGAGTCGCGGATGTAACTGGGAATGAGGCTACGGAAACGCTCCTGCCCAGCAGTGTCCCACAGCTGCAATCTGATCTGTGTGGGATGGGACAAaccaaaagagcaaaaaaaacaaacaaacaaacaaaaaacgaaaaaacaaaaagaagaaaaaaaaaaaagtaagacaaaaGGGGGgtggacaaaaaaaggaaagagagaaaacaagcaaacagaaaaaccaTGAGATAAGACAAGGTGgcgaaagaaaggaaagaaaaaaacaacaacgacgaaagaaaaaaaccaaacaaacgtAAAGTGAAAAAAGCAGCTGAAAAGACAGGCATGCATGTGCAGCGACGAGTTAACTGGAGGTGGACTGAGTGACAAGGCCATGGAATTGTGGGTAAGTGTATGAAACGTGTAGAACAGGGACAGAAGAAGAATCTGTTATGATACAAACATGAGTCTGATCAGGTTTGGaaaagataaaggaaaaaaagatgactgaTTTGTCCtggaaggcagagagaaagaaagagagagaaagagagacaccaAGAcaaaggggacagagagagagagagagagagagagagagagagagagaacagcaggaaAATGCTACTGAGGAGAAAGTTGAGCTGACCCTGCTGGGGTTTCAGACATGTTTTTGGTGACAAATGTTGGATCTTACGCTTTCTAGCCGTGCCATAAAATCAGATCAGTAAATACATACAATCAGACATGGGTTAGCAGTGCACACTGAGGGTTGTTCCATCAAGCACCATTTTCCAGTTAGCCAAATAACTTCAACCAACAGTCAAATCTGAAAGGGTCGAGACTCAGTTTGAGTAGAGAGATGAAAGGGAAAGGGTCGAGACTCAGTTTGAGTAAAGAGATGAAGGGAAAGGGTCGAGACTCAGTTTGAGtagagagatgaagggaaagGGTCGAGACTCAGTTTGAGtagagagatgaagggaaagGGTCGAGACTCAGTTTGAGTAGAGAGATGAAGGGGAAAGGGTCGAGACTCAGTTTGAGTAAAGAGATGAAGGGAAAGGGTCGAGACTCAGTTTGAGtagagagatgaagggaaagGGTCGAGACTCAGTTTGAGTAGAGAGATGAAGGGGAAAGGGTAGAGACTCAGTTTGAGTAAAGAGAGGAGGGTAACACTGGGCACATGCTCACACCCAATCAGATCACATGACACAGATCACATGACACAGAATACCATTCTCCACACGAAAATCCAAAAGCTTGAGCAAGAAACAACATTCCACAGAGGTCAACGAAACCTATGGAGGGGGCattctttgatgtgtgtgtgcgcgcgtgtgtgtgtttaacatgatgtgtctgtgttttctttcatgagGGAAACCAGTTGAGAGCGATCAGTCATTCACTGATGAAACTCGTAAAGAGAAAATCAGAATAATGGAATGACAGAGGTCTGGTCAGTGTTTCAATCACAGATCCAGACCAGCATCAGTCACTCAACACCGGTgccagacacacagtcactcaacaCCAGTGTTAGGTACAAAGGCCACACATTCATTCAGGAGACATTCTCTGCAGTTCAGCTGAGAGCAGCTTCACACCTGCAGGCTTAGTGCTATGACATTCCACTGAATCCAAGCCTGTAACAAAGCCCCATACAGAAAGCCTAGGGCTAACACAGTCATAGATCAAATAGTCATACTTACTGTTCTGTCTTCCAGGTACATGGTTTTCGACAAGAAATCGATTCCTATTGTGGCCTGAGAAGTAAAGGAGAAGAGCACAATAAACTGAATGCAGAAGtgaagaaataaagagaataaTGGGAAGCTGCAGgtccacacagagacataccTGATAGGTGTTGTCAAAGCTGTCATACATGAATCTGGTGATGAGAGAGGTCTTCCCCActgacattaaacaaacaaacacataaacagaggtTAGCTGTCATCAGATGTTGTACGGTGTGATACAAGCCTGGACAAGCAATTCACTGAttcaattaaaacatttaaaaaaatgtccagCATCATACCAATCATACCAGCATATCAGAACCCTACACTTCATGCTCCCAGGTAACCCACGACCCCACTGGCTAATCAAAATATTCCCAAAAGTAAAGCTTAAAGCACCAGAATGTGAAATGTGCTTACAATATTCCAGAACCATTCTTccctcagcagagagagagagagagggagagagagagggagggagagagggagggagagagagagagagcgcgagagagagaaggggagagagagagagagagagagagagagagagagagagagagaaggggagagagagagaaagagggggagagagagagagagatggagggagagagagagatggagggagagagagagagagatggagggagagagagagagaaggggagagagagtgcgagagagagagggggagagagagagagagagagggagggagagagagagggagggagagagagagagagaaggggagagagagagaaggggagagagagagagggagggagagagagagagaaggggagagaaagagggagagagagcgagagggacagagagagagagagagcgagagagagagcgagagcgagagagagagagagagcgagagagagagaaagagagagagggagagagagagagagctatttgtctgtgtttgtgtccttgCACCCTCACAACCTCTGCTTCAGTTACCATGGATACTATTACTTTGCAAAGATTTGTGGGAAATGTTCTGAGGAATGTGAGCTGTAGTCTGAGCTGACTGTCTGGGTCCCCGATTAtccactccacactccacagaAGCAAAAACAGGACTCAAGTTTCATTTGCTGAGCAAGAGGCCGGGAGGAGAACAGAGACCAGGCAGAGGATGATGTGCTAGGCCAACTCAGGAAGACGACAGATCTCCAGAAATCAGCATGTATGAGAGGGAGTCGAAGGATCAACCGCACAGAGACACGTGAAGAGACAACTCAGTCACAGCTGCACAGAGCTTTGATTTCTCCTGCACTGTCTCCTGTGTTAAGTCAGCCCTGCACAGAGCTTTGATTTCTCCTGCGCTTTGTCCTGTGTTAAGTCAGCCCTGCACAGAGCTTTGATTTCTCCTGCGCTTTGTCCTGTGTTAAGTCAGCCCTGCACAGAGCTTTGATTTCTCCTGCGCTTTGTCCTGTGTTAAGTCAGCCCTGCACAGAGCTTTGATTTCTCCTGCGCTTTGTCCTGTGTTAAGTCAGCCCTGCACAGAGCTTTGATTTCTCCTGCGCTGTCTCCTGTGTTAAGTCAGCCCTGCACAGAGCTTTGATTTCTCCTGTGCTGTCTCCTGTGTTAAGTCAGCCCTGCACAGAGCTTTGATTTCTCCTGCGCTGTCTCCTGTGTTAAGTCAGAAGCCatatctctgtgctctgtgcacTGATAAGACAGGACAGGAACGTGTCAGAGCAgagcccctcccctctctgagAACACTttcatgacctctgacctggtAACTCAGTTTTATCGGGTCAGACGTGCCGAGGTAGACGAGCACAGCAGTTTCCCTGTTTCACGTCTTCTattcacacagcagagagaacagagagcagtACTTATGGGCTCTCCCGTCTCTCCtactgtcctctgtgtcttactctcctactgtcctctgtgtcttactctccttctgtcctctgtgtcttactctcctactgtcctctgtgtcttactctccctctgtcctctgtgtcttactctccttctgtcctctgtgtcttactctccctctgtgtcttactctccctctgtgtcttactctcctcctgtcctctgtgtcttactctccttctgtcctctgtgtcttactctccctctgtcctctgtgtcttactctccctctgtgtcttactctcctcctgtcctctgtgtcttactctcctcctgtcctctgtgtcttactctcctcctgtcctctgtgtcttactctccttctgtcctctgtgtcttactctccctctgtcctctgtgtcttactctctctctgtgtcttactctccctctgtcctctgtgtcttactctccctctgtcctctgtgtcttactctccttctgtcctctgtgtcttactctcctcctgtcctctgtgtcttactctccctctgtcctctgtgtcttactctcctcctgtcctctgtgtcttactctccttctgtcctctgtgtcttaaCCCATTAGGACAATAATGACGAAACGTACATCCTGCCTCAGCTGTGTACTCTTCCACACGATACAGTGGAAAAGTAAATTTCCTGCTCATGGGGAAAGTCAGATCCTCTATATGACATGAGGGTGAGTGTCAGTCAAAACTCCTGAGACGAGAGCTCCAGGGGCCTTCTGCAGAACGCCAATGCTGAGTTCTTGCTGTGAGCTTTGAGAAGGTGTCCAATACGACTGTAGAGCGGTCAGCTGGCTGTCACATGagccacagttacacacaacagaCACGCCACGAATCCTCCAGATGAATTTAAATAAGGGCTTCACAAAGTCAAGGAATTACTGAGACACATCTGAATATAATTTATTAAGGTCACACAGGGTCATGTCCATATAGATGACAATCCTCTTGGCCTCAAAAGACACTGTCACCGAGCAACCCAACAAAACTTGTCTCCTGCTCCGTTTGGAATGGGTCTTTTAGGTCACCAGTGCTGTTTGCTGGTAAGAGGTGCTGAGAGAGACCCAGGTGTGACGTGTCGAAACAGCAGCTCTGACAAGTTTGTCCTGAGCCACACAAATCCATTTCACACCACAGCAGAAACGCGAGGGTCCGGTGGAGGAGGGCCGGAGATGACAAAAGA
This region includes:
- the rab6a gene encoding ras-related protein Rab-6A isoform X2; protein product: MSTTGDFGNPLRKFKLVFLGEQSVGKTSLITRFMYDSFDNTYQATIGIDFLSKTMYLEDRTIRLQLWDTAGQERFRSLIPSYIRDSAAAVVVYDITNVNSFQQTTKWIDDVRTERGSDVIIMLVGNKTDLADKRQVSIEEGERKAKELNVMFIETSAKAGYNVKQLFRRVAAALPGMESTQDKSREDMIDIKLEKPPEQPVSEGGCSC
- the rab6a gene encoding ras-related protein Rab-6A isoform X1 — encoded protein: MSTTGDFGNPLRKFKLVFLGEQSVGKTSLITRFMYDSFDNTYQATIGIDFLSKTMYLEDRTVRLQLWDTAGQERFRSLIPSYIRDSTVAVVVYDITNVNSFQQTTKWIDDVRTERGSDVIIMLVGNKTDLADKRQVSIEEGERKAKELNVMFIETSAKAGYNVKQLFRRVAAALPGMESTQDKSREDMIDIKLEKPPEQPVSEGGCSC
- the rab6a gene encoding ras-related protein Rab-6A isoform X3 — its product is MSTTGDFGNPLRKFKLVFLGEQSVGKTSLITRFMYDSFDNTYQATIGIDFLSKTMYLEDRTVRLQLWDTAGQERFRSLIPSYIRDSTVAVVVYDITNVNSFQQTTKWIDDVRTERGSDVIIMLVGNKTDLADKRQISIEEGEQRAKELNVLFVETSAKTGYNIKQLFRRVAAALPGMESTQDKSREDMIDIKLEKPPEQPVSEGGCSC